The following proteins are encoded in a genomic region of Balaenoptera ricei isolate mBalRic1 chromosome 14, mBalRic1.hap2, whole genome shotgun sequence:
- the DSEL gene encoding dermatan-sulfate epimerase-like protein, producing MALMFTGHFLFLLLVMFAFSTFEESVSNYSDWAVFPDDVDQLKTQKVQDFRPSQKLKKSMLHPHLYFDAGEIQAMRQKSRTSHVHLFRAIRSAVTVMLSNPTYYLPPPKHADFAAKWNEIYGNNLPPLALYCLLCPEDRVAFEFVLEYMDRMLGYKDWLVENAPGDEVPVGHSLTGFATAFDFLYNVLDDHRRQKYLEKIWVITEEMYEYSKVRSWGKQLLHNHQATNMIALLTGALVTGADKGSQVNLWKQVVVDVMEKMMFLLNHIVDGTLDEGVAYGSYTAKSVTQYVFLAQRHFNINNLDNNWLKMHFWFYYATLLPGFQRTVGIADSNYNWFYGPESQLVFLDKFVLKNGAGNWLAQQIRRHRPKDGPMVPSTAQRWSTLHTEYIWYDPQLTPRPPAEYGTAKMHTFPNWGVVTYGAGLPNTQTNTFVSFKSGKLGGRAVYDIVHFQPYSWIDGWRSFNPGHEHPDQNSFTFAPNGQVFVSEALYGPKLSHLNNVLVFAPSPTSQCNKPWEGQLGECAQWLKWTGEEVGDAAGEIITASQHGDMVFVSGEAVSAYSSAMKLKSVYRALLLLNSQTLLVVDHVERQEDSPIKSVSAFFHNLDIDFKYIPYRFMNRYNGAMMDVWDAHYKMFWFDHRGSSPIASIQEAEQAAEFKKRWTQFVNVTFQMESTITRIVYVFYGPYVNVSSCRFIDNSNSGLQISLNVNNTEHVVSIVTDYHNLKTRFDYLGFGGFASVADQVQITRFGLGTQAIVKPIRHDRVIFPFGFKFNVAVGLILCISLVILTFQWRFYLSFRKLMRWILTLVIALWFVELVDVWSTCTQPICAKWARPEAEASAKPVPPQGHRIYLPDIVITSLPGSGAEILKQLFFNSSDFLYIRVPTAYMDIPETDFEMDSFVDACEWKASDVHGVHFRLLRGWLQSLVQDTKLHLQNIHLHEPSRGKLAQYLTTNKDKNRKLKRRESLPEQRSRMKGAFDRDAEYIRALRRHLVHYPSARPVLSLTSGSWTLKLHFFHEVLGASMRALYVVRDPRAWIYSMLYSSKPSLYSLKNVPEHLAKMFKIEGGKGKCNLNSGYASEYESLRKELSKSKPHAVSLLAHVWLANTAAALRINTDLLPTSYQMIKFEDIVHFPQKTTERIFAFLGIPLSPASLNQILFATSTNLFYLPYEGEISPTNTNVWKQNLPRDEIKLIENICWTLMDRLGYPKFMD from the coding sequence ATGGCGTTAATGTTTACAGGACATTTCCTATTTTTACTGTTAGTGATGTTTGCTTTCTCTACTTTTGAAGAATCTGTGAGCAATTACTCCGACTGGGCAGTTTTCCCAGATGACGTAGATCAGCTTAAGACACAGAAAGTGCAAGATTTCAGACCCAGCCAAAAGCTGAAGAAAAGTATGCTTCATCCGCATTTATATTTTGATGCTGGAGAGATCCAAGCAATGAGGCAAAAGTCTCGCACAAGCCATGTGCATCTTTTTAGAGCTATCAGGAGTGCAGTGACGGTTATGCTGTCCAACCCGACATACTACCTACCTCCACCCAAGCACGCTGATTTTGCTGCCAAGTGGAATGAAATTTATGGTAACAATCTGCCCCCTTTAGCACTGTACTGTTTGTTATGCCCGGAGGACAGAGTTGCCTTTGAATTTGTTTTGGAATATATGGACAGGATGCTGGGCTACAAAGACTGGCTGGTGGAGAACGCACCCGGGGATGAAGTTCCAGTCGGCCATTCCTTAACAGGCTTTGCCACCGCCTTTGACTTTTTATATAACGTATTAGATGATCATCGAAggcaaaaatacctagaaaaaatatGGGTTATTACTGAGGAAATGTATGAGTATTCCAAGGTCCGCTCATGGGGCAAACAACTTCTTCATAACCACCAAGCTACTAATATGATAGCGTTACTCACCGGGGCCTTGGTGACTGGGGCAGATAAAGGATCTCAAGTCAATCTATGGAAACAGGTGGTAGTAGATGTGATGGAAAAGATGATGTTTCTTTTGAATCATATTGTCGATGGTACTTTGGATGAAGGTGTTGCCTATGGAAGCTACACGGCTAAGTCAGTCACACAGTATGTTTTTCTGGCCCAGCGCCATTTTAATATCAACAACTTGGATAATAACTGGTTAAAAATGCACTTTTGGTTCTATTATGCCACCCTTTTGCCAGGCTTCCAAAGAACTGTGGGCATAGCAGATTCCAATTATAATTGGTTTTATGGTCCCGAGAGCCAGTTAGTTTTTTTGGATAAGTTCGTCTTAAAGAACGGAGCTGGAAATTGGTTAGCTCAGCAAATCAGAAGGCACCGGCCTAAAGATGGACCAATGGTCCCCTCTACTGCCCAGAGGTGGAGTACTCTTCACACTGAATACATCTGGTATGATCCCCAGCTCACCCCACGGCCTCCTGCGGAATATGGTACTGCAAAAATGCACACGTTCCCTAACTGGGGTGTTGTCACTTATGGGGCTGGGTTGCCCAATACACAGACCAATACCTTTGTGTCTTTTAAATCTGGGAAGCTAGGAGGGAGAGCTGTCTATGACATAGTTCACTTCCAGCCATACTCCTGGATTGATGGGTGGAGAAGCTTTAACCCAGGACATGAACATCCGGATCAGAACTCATTCACTTTCGCCCCCAACGGGCAGGTATTTGTTTCCGAAGCTCTCTATGGACCCAAGTTGAGCCACCTTAACAACGTACTGGTGTTTGCGCCATCACCCACAAGCCAGTGTAATAAGCCCTGGGAAGGTCAGCTGGGAGAATGTGCACAGTGGCTTAAGTGGACTGGCGAAGAGGTTGGTGACGCAGCGGGGGAAATCATTACTGCCTCTCAACATGGGGACATGGTATTTGTGAGTGGGGAAGCAGTGTCAGCTTATTCCTCAGCAATGAAGCTGAAAAGTGTGTATCGGGCTTTGCTTCTCTTAAACTCTCAGACTCTGCTAGTTGTTGATCACGTCGAGAGGCAAGAAGATTCCCCAATAAAATCTGTCAGTGCCTTCTTCCATAATCTGGATATTGATTTTAAGTACATCCCATATAGGTTCATGAACAGGTATAACGGCGCCATGATGGATGTGTGGGATGCACATTACAAAATGTTTTGGTTTGATCATCGTGGCAGTAGCCCCATTGCTAGTATACAGGAAGCAGAGCAAGCCGCTGAATTTAAGAAACGGTGGACTCAATTTGTTAATGTTACATTTCAGATGGAATCCACAATCACAAGAATCGTATATGTCTTTTATGGGCCATATGTCAATGTTTCCAGCTGCAGATTTATTGATAATTCCAATTCTGGACTTCAGATTTCTCTCAATGTCAATAATACTGAACATGTTGTTTCCATTGTAACTGACTACCATAACTTGAAAACAAGGTTTGATTACCTGGGATTTGGCGGCTTTGCCAGTGTGGCTGATCAGGTCCAAATAACCCGATTTGGTTTGGGCACTCAAGCAATAGTGAAGCCCATAAGACATGACAGAGTGATTTTTCCCTTTGGATTTAAATTTAATGTAGCAGTTGGGTTGATTTTGTGCATCAGCTTGGTGATCTTAACTTTTCAGTGGCGGTTTTACCTTTCTTTTAGAAAGCTAATGCGGTGGATCCTCACCCTTGTTATTGCCTTGTGGTTCGTTGAGCTGGTGGACGTGTGGAGCACTTGCACTCAGCCCATCTGTGCAAAGTGGGCGAGGCCGGAGGCCGAGGCGAGCGCAAAGCCTGTGCCTCCCCAAGGGCACCGCATCTATCTTCCTGACATCGTCATTACCTCACTTCCCGGCTCAGGAGCTGAAATTCTCAAACAGCTCTTCTTCAACAGCAGTGACTTTCTCTACATCAGGGTGCCCACAGCCTACATGGACATCCCTGAAACTGACTTCGAGATGGACTCCTTTGTGGACGCCTGTGAGTGGAAGGCGTCCGATGTCCATGGTGTGCATTTCCGTTTACTGCGAGGCTGGCTGCAGTCCTTGGTCCAAGACACAAAACTCCATTTGCAAAACATCCATCTGCACGAACCCAGCAGGGGTAAACTGGCCCAATATTTGACCACGAATAAGGACAAAAACAGGAAGTTGAAACGGAGAGAGTCTTTGCCAGAACAAAGAAGCAGAATGAAAGGCGCCTTTGACAGAGACGCTGAGTACATTCGGGCTCTGAGGAGACACCTGGTCCATTACCCCAGCGCGCGGCCCGTGCTCAGCCTGACCAGTGGGAGCTGGACCTTAAAGCTGCATTTCTTTCACGAAGTTTTAGGAGCTTCGATGAGGGCCTTGTACGTGGTGAGGGACCCTCGGGCGTGGATTTATTCGATGCTGTACAGTAGTAAACCAAGCCTTTACTCTTTGAAGAATGTACCAGAGCACTTagctaaaatgtttaaaatagagGGAGGTAAAGGCAAATGTAACTTAAATTCGGGCTATGCTTCTGAGTATGAATCATTGAGGAAAGAATTATCAAAATCCAAGCCACACGCGGTGTCCCTGCTGGCTCACGTGTGGCTAGCAAACACCGCAGCAGCCCTGAGGATAAACACAGACCTGCTGCCTACCAGCTACCAGATGATCAAGTTTGAAGATATTGTGCATTTTCCTCAGAAAACCACTGAAAGGATTTTTGCCTTTCTCGGAATTCCTTTGTCTCCTGCTAGTTTAAACCAAATATTGTTTGCCACCTCCACGAACCTTTTCTATCTTCCCTATGAAGGGGAAATATCACCAACTAATACTAATGTTTGGAAACAGAACTTGCCTAGAGATGAAATTAAACTGATTGAAAACATCTGCTGGACACTGATGGATCGTCTAGGATATCCAAAGTTTATGGACTAA